The DNA sequence TGTTGTGATTAGTAGTTGGAAGAGTTATGTGATTGGTAGTGAAGATGTTGAGCGGTGATTGGTGCATGTCGATCAGGTTTGTAAGTGAATGTCGCAGAAGGTGGTAAGCTGGGAGAGAACAAGTTTGTAGTTAAGGTTTTCTGTTGAGTTATCGTTTGTAAAGCACAGTTGAAGATTGGCAATGATTTAATGTATTTTGTTCTAAGTTTGTATAAAAGTGTTACCTATGACAGTCATTAATACATGCACGGATTAAGCATCCGCATAGCAGGGACTTAAGACGAAGGCTCACCAGACAAAAAAGGACTTTGACTTAAGTCCTTGTTAGGATTCCTTTAACCTAAAGGATCAAATTCCatgtaagtaaaaaaaaattgcagtaaCCATATTAAAAATGACTGTTTCTTAAATACAGGAGTTGTCAGGCTGTGGCTGGACAAAAAAGATCAAGTTAGAGCTTGCTCCCAATGTTGTGGCATTAACAAAGAGATTTAACCATGTAAGTGGTAAAATTACTGCAAATCTCAAGATTGCTTCTATTAATGTTGTGACCACCACCTGACCACTTAAGTTCCTCCCAGAATGTGTAGATGAAACcgagatttttattttcttttgagtCATCTTATTtatgtattttcttttgcatgaGACCACATTGTTCTATCTGCTACCagtcttttaatttttctgtctCATGTCTGTAAAGCTCAATTCTGGCATCTTTGAACAGGGGCAGGTTTATATAGTGTCACCTAAAATTAAAACATAACTACTTATAACTGGGTCCAAGCTGAAGGAGCATGTTTCTTGTTTCAAGGAATTTTCACTGAGACAAGTTAAGGCTTGAACCTTCATTTGTTGAACTTTTTTGGGTGTTCCCAAAAACATCTGTTGGTAGCGTTAGTTCAATTTATTCATCTATTCTACAGACAAGTTTTTGGGTTGTCAGAGAAATTCTCAATGCCAACAGACCTAAGATCAGGGCTGCAGTCTTAACTCACTTCATCAGGATTGCCAAGGTAGACTTCGCTGTTTTGTTGTGGCGTTTTATTTgtgttagagcggttttcaaatgactgtcgaaaaaccaaaaccaaggcaattacttcgaccaatcacaacaggaacaaacagctccatgaaccaatcacaattcctagcaatcacctgtaagtcactcgaagcgcgggaaaaatctcgtgtacatggtgcgattggttttggttttgcttctcattggttgaaaaactggctcgactcttttaagccaatcactaattCACTAATCAGCCAATTCGTAATTACTTtagacagtcatttgaaaactggtCTATGGGCTGCATGCACGGCTTAAATCAATAATACTGTTGGCTTTCCCAAAGGAACGATTCAACCAATTCTGAAGAGACAAGACTCAAAGCCAATGAACTAGTCACTTTGCAGGGGCGTGCCATCCATATACGCACGTACGCCTATGCGTACAGCCGaaatctggaaaaaaaatttatatcaGAATTCACCCGTCTAAAGGGTAGACGTCTTGAACTTTGCTTGTAAACAACGTTTTTATACCATTGCTTTaccccaatttttttgttgtaggTTACCGAAAACTCTAGAGATGGGTGAAATAAACAACTAACTACTGCATTTTCCTTCGCATTTATTAAATGCGACGGAAAATGCAGTAGTTAgttggaaatggcatttccgaGCCCCTAAATTTCAAAGTCCCCCCTAGCCTTCGGTCCTCCCAACTCCCTCGCTGTGCGTACACATTCAAAGTCTCACGCTACGCCCCTGCTTTGAGGCAGCTCATCAGCAACTCCGCTGGTTTATCAGTGGTTTGCGGGCGGCATTAggttctctctctctctctctctctctctctctctctcaacGCACAGCTCTCGTACATATACCCAACCCCCCTCCccgccaagaaaaaaaacagaaagcaacTAAATTTCTGCTCAGCTGTTGATCATTGATTCTGCTCTCTTATTCAAAATTTATCGTTGCTCCAAAAGAACCCCCGTACTGATTATCGATCCGCATATCACTCAGTGCAGCATAGACTATCCGTACATGAAGgtctcttaaaagaaaaagaaagataaaggCGCACTATGTTTGACTgatctgttttttgtttgtttgttttgctttgttttttaatcACGACGTAGAAACTTTTGGAATTGAACAACCTTCACTCACTGAAAGCGGTCATCTCTGGTCTTCAAAGTGCTCCAATTTTTAGACTGGACAACACCTGGGCAGTGAGTAGATTAGCTCATTGGGTTATGATACATGATAcacacaaaaagaaataaattaaacagaaaacacaaaaccGAAATGTCACATTATAAATTATGCATCGGGGGTGAAAGCTGAATAATTTAACCTCGattatttgttattctttGGGTGTTTCTTCCAATTATTCGTTTTTGTTAGTGATTCATTGTTCATAATCACTTAAGGGTGCTGTTTTATTCATCATTCCACTGACATGGCTatgttattcattatttctgATTTTCTAAAAccaaatatttattattcattttttgtttaatcCCGTTGTTCATTATTCACTCTTCGGCTTCCAGCCACGATTATGCAACCGCTGCTACAGTATTTGTTTTGGCGGTTCTAGGCTTCAACGATCCCCTCTTGCCATGGGTAGTTTTTCCATGATTCGCATTTTTATTGCTATGTATTGGTCGGGCAATGCCGACTCAAGGTTTCCTTTTAGGTTTCTGATGAAAACACCGTCACTTGCAGTGGGcaattcgcccttgtcacaaggcggccatattgccccggggaaccaaaaaagctttgttttaccacgctaagcctcatccccatggtttccattgcgaggcttagcgtggtaaaacaaagctcttttggtctcccgggacaatgTAGtcgccgtgtgacaagggtgaatacCCCAGACACGCGCAgctattcatttatttacttgtAGCAATTTTTCAGCAAGAATGATATCGTCCATAATTTTATCCATAACTTTCTCCTCTTTGGTATACATGTAACacttatgttttgttttagttaATTCAAAAAAAAGATCGTGCTGTGTTTGACAAGTTAGCAGAACTTCTTTCAGAGGAGGACAACAAGTATGCACTTTCATAGTTGAAGTTACTAAAATTAAGTGTTCATcgagtaaaacaaaaaaaagggaggAAGTAACCATGACCCAAGTATTTAAATCGGCGCTCCATCAAAGTGCCGAACGGCACAGCTTTAAGAAACCCAACTAGCAGACCGCAACCAGTTAGCTATTTGACAAGCTTCACAGGGTGTAATTAGGGATTACCGAAGATAAATTCAGTTGACAATCAGAACGAAACTCCAACTCCATCAGTTCAAAACCAAGCACCCCTCTTGCCCTCACCGCTCCGCACTTGggcgcaaaaaaaaaaaaaaaaagaaagaaaaagaaaagaacttcGTATTAAGCTTAAAGGGAAATTATGAAACTGTTTTAAACAACACGATTAATATCCCAAAGGTGTCTTTCGGACGATAACATaagccaaaaaacaaaaaaaacgagaaaaaaatattcaatttgaGGACTGTTCCATTGCTCAAACTATTTTTATCGACTGATAGCTAAGAAAGTGGTGTGTGCGAACCTAAAATCGTCAAATGTTTTCTCTGGATTTCAAAGTGTTCGAATTTATAGACGGCACAACTGGGCAGTGAGCACGTGTTGTAActcaaagaaatttaataAAAGCATGTTTGAGCCCTTCCTTTCGAACAAGACTTTCTTGAAATCGtaaaagaaattaacaaaGAGGCGACAGAATTGTCAAAAATATGGTTGCGATTGTTGCGCAGACGTCGTTATAAACGCCATGATAGTGCGACTTAATACAGAGAGTTAAAAGGGGAAGTAAGTTCACGTACGTATTTAATGTTGTTGACTTTTTGTAGGAAAAATCTGAGGAAATATTTGAGCTCTGTCAAACTACCCTGCATTCCATATTTAGGTAAGTAAAGATGAATATTCTTATCGTTGAATTGAAAAGTTGTGTTCAAATCCCATAAATGGAGAAGGTGAGTCAAAACTGCTAGGAGTATCTGATTTCGGCGAGAGATCAATTTAAATCGCATGCCAAATACACGCGTGCTCGAGACTCGAGGACATGCGACGCAAGGGAGCAGCTTCTCTCCCGTCGGGTACCCTCTGAGTATCTTCGTTGTCGCCGGTCGCCGAAATCAGAGAACACTCGAAGTCTACATCAATTGCAAAAACGAGGGAAAGAAAAACCACTGGCAATGTTTATTCAGTCGACTTGACTTAGATTTTGTCTTGTGCTGACGTGGAAGATAACCTCATTCCCTAAACGAACACCACCGTCCGAAACCAGCTCTCAACCACTTGGAATGCAAAGATGGGAAAGATGGGTACCAGTCACAAAGCTAAATTCGCTCTTTTCATCTTTGGTAGGAATGTACCTGACAGATTTGACTTACATCGACACCATTCATCCCAACACTGGAGGGCTAGATGATGCCAGAACTCGTAAGGTACTGCTTCCTTCGCTTGTGTTTGAAATACGGTACGCAGAGATCTTTTGTCATGTCACGCAAAGGAATTATCACAGTGGTCGTTTGGGATGTCACGCAAAGGAACTACGTGGCATCCAAAAAGGCTGCTGTGGAGGAGACTACCAACCAAGCAGCCAAGATGGAAATGATGAAGAAATTGCAGAATTAATTCATcgcttgctttttttttgttttttgttttcctttctttctttctctttattACTGTTATAGATGAATGACATTATCAGGCTTATATCAGAGTTTCAACAATCAAACTACGGTAAGACCTCAAAATCTTTTAGTGTTGTTAACTATTTTTGTTGTACCCTCAAAGAGCTCGTGCAGACCTAAAACGTCTTGGCTTTGTTTTAATCTAGAAAACCTCGAATCGTCAACCTACATTCAAAGCTACCTGAGTTCTGTTAACTACATCGAAGAGCTGCAAAAGTTTGTCGAAGATGACAATTACAAGTAAGATATCAGGCATTGtaggataataataatcactttatttaagtttCAATGGATTTAGCCGAAAACAGTAGTTACTATACTAAGTTTCAACACtaaaaatcaaactgaatctctacaaatcaaatcaaatgttggttttctgtgagaggaaaaccggagtatCCGGGGAAAAACCTGTCAGAACAGAGTAGAGAATCAAAAAACTACATATGAGGGCGGATGAAGAAATCGAACCAGGGCCCATTGTTGGAAGGCGAGTGTTATCAACACTGCGTCAACCCAGCTCTGGTGGCCACCACTCTTTTCCAAGAACAAGAAgattgcaaaattgtcacattCATATCTGTTTCTCTCATTTAGATTGTCCCTTCAGATCGAACCGAAGGCAGGCATGTCGAACTTAAAGAGCAAAGCATCCAAGTCAAGAGAAAGCATAAGTGGTAAGAGAACTCGCCCCCAGTACTCTCTCTCTTGACTCAGGTGAGGAGGTGGGCAATACTCGAGATATTCCCACCGAATCAGAATCGTCAATAATCGGGTTTCCTCGTCAGGTCGCCTGCAGTCAATGCATGTCATTATCGAGACTAATCATTCACCTCCTTGGAATACATTGTATATTGATtcccttaatttttttacatgCAGATGTTCCTCGAAGATCGCCGGCTCCTTCCCGTCAGAAATTTGTAGCAGGTCACCGAAAATCAGCAAGCCTGGGGGCCAAGTGAGTCAAATTGTATGATTTAACGATTATCGAACGTTAACGCccaaaaagaaggaaaaggtaTTGTAAGTTTTCACTTACTACGACGATACAACAGTTAACCGATACCTGCTCTTACTCAGTCCTTCAGCATTCAAAGCATTTCTTTTCGCCCTTTTTTATCATTGTTGCCATAAACAGGCGCGCGCTTTCGTACAGTTTTTGTTACTAGTTATGCGAAATGTCGCTCATACAACGCTGATTTTGTAACTGTCTTTTCCCCTACAGTATTCCAAGTTTCATTTTAGAAAATTTCGCATCAGCCGAGTCTTTAAGGTGAGTTGATGCATGTTGATTTCTTATAAAAATTTAGTTAATTGTAGAATAGTTCTTGTAGTTCACAATATGGATACCAAATTCGTTTCTTCAGTTACTAATAAGCCTTCCTGACCTCGCTGATATGGGGTACGATTAAAACAAGGGCTAACGCTAACCCGAGTTAGTTAACACTGACACGAGTTAGTTAACGCGAACACGAGTTAGTTAACGCTAACACGAGCTAGTTAATGCTAACATGAGTTTGTTAACGCGAACACGAGTTAGTTAACGCTAACACGAGCTAGTTAATGCTAATACGAGTTTGTTAACGCGAACACGAGTTAGTTAGTGAGAACACGAGTTAGTTAATGCGAACACGAGTTACAAGTCGTTTGAtgccaattttgtttttacttccACGCCGATGTGGCCCCACAGTTTCTCGTGAAACAAAACCCTTAATTCAATGAACAGTCGTTAGAGTATTCGCAAGCCAAAGTCAGGCCAGTTAGTTAAGTAACGTAAGTGCAAAAGGATAGTACTGAATATATTACCGTTTTAGGAAAGTGTTCCATGTGGGGTCCTTGTATGCAATTGTTTCATCTGATTTCTTTTGGGAATGTTAAGTAAATTTCGTTTTGGTACGATAGAACGCAAAGTGAAATCTACTGGTATTATTCTCAAGACTGTGTAAAAACTGTCAAACCAACTGTACTGAGCTGACCAAACTTTCGACGTTAAATTCAGCACCTTCATCTTGATAAATCATCAGACGAGCGGCCACCTGCTACTTGAGGCCTTGgcttcagtttgtttaactttgtGCACTCTTACTCTCTGTCTGTGATTGAAGTGGTTCCAGTTGTTCATAGGGTAGATAACGCAATCCTCTGGATATATCACTGTCCAGTAAAAaagtagtctccttcgcagccgtccttcgggatgtcacgcaaggCTCCCCCAAAAAagtgttgcgtgacatcccgagggacggctgcgaaggagacttcTAAAGAAGTCAATCAGTTTGGCTCGCAAGTGGTTATCCAGTGGATTGCGTTTCATACctttttgaacaactgagggTAGCTAGCACTATCTACCCTTTTAAGTCATCTGAGGCGTGGAAGTGAAAAGTGACTTTTTCGTATTCTCACATAATTTCACCAAACTGACTTGTAATGGACAATTGAACTCGATTTCTAGTTGCAGTGTAGCAAGTAGCACTGGATCACGGAATCTGCTGGATGATAGTATGCTTAGTGACGACAAAAAGTCTTCCAATGGTAAGTTTCGTGCACTGCAGTTTTTAGGGACCTTAACCCGCGACGTCTTTGAGGTACGGACGGCGCCCGGAAGTGAGCTGCTTTCTTacttaacttgtcttcacactacttCATTTATAAtattaagtatcttttcactagtaaagacgattagtttgaaaatctgggagagaccacttCAGTTCCGGTTTAAGTCCGTGGCTCAAAGACACCGCTtacttaagctctctattgcaGGCGACGAGGGAGGCCCGCCCCTTATATGGTCAAAACTGAGCCTAAGAGTCGTGACTTACGAGTGTCGTTCATGTCGTTCTTGGTTACAATGTTTGGTAGATTGTCGCCTGCAACTTCAGCTTGATTATTTGATATTTCTAGAAAACTTTCTCAGCTCTTGAAAGTTCAACAAATTCTACTTGGTCTCAACAAAAGTAGTTGTTTGGAATTTCATCACACTGGGGAGGTagaaatttggaaaaagtGATTTGATCCATCGGTCTCATCAACCTCGTTCACAAGGtctctcttttttcccttcctTTGTAACAGGAGAGTAGGGGTAGGGAAggagagagaccctgggaacgaagttATGGTATCATATGTGCTGTAGACTTAAAAGCATTGActtgtttgcatttttgctgaatttctcatttacaaatattttcattacaTTCCTGCAAATTGAAAAATCAGTCCTAGACCTTAATTAATACTTCCCTACCTTCATGGCGAAAAATTGGAGAAAGCAGCTGTAGAAGTTCTTGGAAAATGACCTTGCCTGGGGTTTTACGAAAGATGGCATAAACATGATGCAATTAAAAACGTATGTTCCTCTTTCCTAAGGTTGTTTGAGCAAATCCGATGTGACTTTGGATAGGTGCAGGTGAGTATCTTAGAATTCCTAATATCATTTGAGATGTCAAGGAAAGGAGAAATGAAGCCTCTTCTACAGAAGCACCTGTTTTTACGTGATCATTTTCCTTTGTCATATGAAAAATGCGTGACTGTCATGACACACGGTGGCGAAGTGAAGATCGCTTTTATTGACAGTGGCTTCCAAAAATATCGTGAGATCTCCGGCGAGGTTTCGCCTTTGTCGGCCAAATCATTGTGTTACTGATAaaagtttttgagaaataGTTCCTATTTAGTTTACCCGtttgtatttcttgttttgttttcttttgctttgtgtGTTTTACATTTTCGTTTTAACATGCTATGCTCCTCACAAGTCTGTTCCTTCGTGGTTTGATGAGATTTTCTTGCACTCTTGCAGCATTTTTAGTGATGCAAGTAGTGAGGGCTCCAAAGCTAGCGGAGTTGACAAAGGATTTGTCATTGAAGGTAAGGACTGAGGACAACAGATCAGACAGGCACCATACAGAGTCAATGTCCGAGTTTCATGTGTCCTCTTGGTGTATTTTCGAATTGCATTGTCCCTAGTGTTATACATCTACACTAAACGTCGATGGAAAACCAGAAATCACCCCCGTTTAAACTCCAAGCTGGTGAATCATAGCAAACGAAAGGATTGTCCTTTCGTATCATTAACGTGGACATAAAGACCTGAATAgtgacctttagattctaggacgagaacgagtacgagatttgactgcccctttttagcgaaaatacttggaaaatttataacccggacgattaatcttaTTCATTGTCAGCAGTGTAGGTTACTCAGTCATTCTTATTATtcgtaactgagcctttttggTGATTGGAAAATGCCAAAGCTGCTActgtgttcttgacttgttttgacacaaCACAACATTTTcccaaaacctcgtactaaaatgacggcGTTATCAAGTTTTTCCCGCctaaatgacgctggtttgcgcgaGCTCTCTGTtgctctatgagaaaatctcgtactcgtagtcgttctcgtccctgaatctaaagctctctaatattACCTTTTTGGCATGACCTGGGGTTATCCCGAAGATTCGGCCAGCAACCGCTGACAATAATCCCTCCGTTGCACGTTGGATCAAACAAGTAATCTAATCGGTTTGTTGTGGTACGAAGGGAAAGATTCTTCAAACCAATACAAGGTGGAGTTAATGTACCTTTTACCGCCTTATTTCGGCCGGACAAAGGCTGGTTTGCATGGCCACCCGAAATATAGTGCCAAAATAAACTCCACGCCTTTTAATTGTACAAACGGCTTTGAATTGTACAAACGGCTTTTAGTACGTCTAGAGTAGCGCAAGTATTCGACGTGCAACTGCACTGACTTGGTGTTAGCAAGATTTACCCTTAACTTAACCAAACAGTCACCTAGTCAGCACATGATTTTACGAACTTCAGTCGCTATCCAGTGTTTTTCCTTCTCTGACTCTAACTAGAGATTCAGACTCCTGAATTTATACTGTTCGGTTCCTGTCGGGCGCCAGGGTGTCAAGCAACGCCTAGTTCAAACGTTGACGCAGACGTGTACAGGCACAGGGAATCGTGTCAAAAGCAACTTTACCGGAGAATTCCTTGTTGATACAAAGGTTGCACAATCGAACCAAGCCCTCTTTTTAGTTATCATGCAAAACTCCATGGTTTACATATATGTTTTGTAACTTGAAATCTTGTTTTTAGAGTCCTCATTCCCTTAAGCAGCGGTCAGGAAGGAGAGACTCTTGTCAAATCCAAAACACCCAAAATTGATTGGCTGTTGAAAAACGTTTGTGGTGACATTTTGCCGGAAGTCAGTTTTCGCGGAAGAAATTGCAATTGTTTCATATTAAAAGACTCGCAGCCTTAGCGTGTGACTGCAATAAAGAGCGGTTTCTCAAAGCCGTTTGACGTGCTTGCTGAGATATATGTCATTCACCGGCTTGGAGGTCCCTTTTAGATGAACCTGTAGCCAAGGTCTTGAGTACCCTCCAAGGCCGCAGGCCGAGTGCGGTACTGAAGATGGAAGGCACAGTTTCTTCCAATACGGACCGACCTAGGCCGGTGAatcacatttttattttattttccctgAGAATGAAGGCAAGAAGCGACGattaatgaaaacaacaaacaaggtGTGAATTTTGCGGGCCAAAGTGCCCTAATCAagtaatttgaaaagaaaagaaaattctagcTGAGAAGCAAAGGACCTATGTGTTGTGAAGATTTTCCTTGGTTTGTGAGTAAAATGGTTTTAAAACTTTCTGCTATTCCTGAATTAATTTAGTCATGGTTTGAACTACTGGACCTAgatgttaattttttgctgCTTGTAGTGTTAAAAAGTTAACATGTTTTCTACAGGTGTCCtaaagaggaagaaaattttaaagggAGGAAGGAAGTTGGCGGTGGGTCATGCATCATCATcgtaacaatttttttctagtCTGTTGTTCTTCTCCTTAAGAGTTTTCAAGCGCAAGGGGtggtactttaggaatttctgggtggggatgtgccgctaggactttggaacccttagcctataccagagctagtttaagctggattttgctaccctatactagagtaaactccccaaatcacCCTTATCCTAGACGGTTAATGATATCCAGTAGCGTTTTATGATAGTCATGTACCAACGCTGTTGAAGCtgagtcgtgaaaatttaaacttgccaatttcatttgtttatactTTTGAGTAacaattcctggtttcctcaCTTtcgataaaatcttcaaccaactggtcagtttcgtgaaaaaatgatagcctattctagacccaaacgctttGATTTATAtgccctatgctagagtaaactgcttgaaaaccatacccgtaagagcggcacatacctatatggcccatctatggcagtacccccccccccccgggttTCAAGCCAGGggtgaaataaagaaaagtacatcgactTGGCTCTATATCTGGACCAGCTGGaccaaaaacaagaactttgaaaccAAATTGCCTGCCGACAAAGCGAAAAAAATCGACGAAAACGAACAGATGGTGCTacatgactgaatttctcggactgtagtataaacaactaatagcatgatttgtgcGTGATATTTGTCAAATACCATCGatgtatttaaaaattttcccaaatttcactcgcctaacaTGAAATTATGtataacaattttgaaatatcactcgtggcaTTTGTGCCAACtctcactacaaatcatgctattacctatactgaTACCAATTTATTTTGTGTACAATTGTGGAGACTACAGATCAAATCATACACGTGACGAAAGTAATGGAGGTGTCTTTTATATTACAGGTGTCTTCGTGGCAGAAGTTTTGGGTTGGTCTCTCTGGCAACTGGCTTCACTTCTTCCTTCCCAAACACAGATCATTTGGAAGGCGCGAGAGAGACTGTGTAAGTCAAATTCCTTTAGTCTTTAACTTCACGGAGCTTCTAtcgttttggttttctttgtctctaatattaattttgtgcttgTTACGTTGAAATTGTAGTTTAAGAAAGAGGCTCGTAAGTCGGTGAATATCGCTGATTTTACTGTTCTCCTGTTGGACGATCCTCGTCACCCGGATGTATTTCAACTTACGGACAGCATCAGAGGTAAACTGTCACAGTTTGGTGATGTGAGTTCTGTCCCTTTCAGAGAAAACAATTCTTGCTTGCTTTGGTTTTCAACTTTTCCAAACGATCTTGGTTAAATGGCCGTAAACGATCGCTGCCGTCTGTGTTCGTGTGGCGGGCTCTTTTAGTTAAAGTGCAGTTGCTGCGGTACTTTGGTGAAGAATATTCCCATTGTAACCGCATTGCAACACAAGAGGATTGGAAAAGTGTTCAACTGTGACGTTGGTCACTTCAGTGAAGGTAAAAATATTTGTGCGCACTGATTTTTTTGGCATAACATCAACTCCGGCTAGCCAGAAGGGAAATGAACAAAGGTCCCAGAGATACGCTCCTCTAAGATAAATGGTGTAACATGATTTGAACGAGTCATTCATAAGGGAGTTCACTTTATGTTGTCTTTTGTGCTGAACAAACAGCAGAACTGGCGTTCATAATTCCTTCAAAGGACCCATAATTGAGAGCTTCTATCTCCATTGACTCATTGATTCAATGTTTTCCCGAGTAGAGTTGCTTACATAACTTCCTTGTATTGTCCTAGCTTAGCAGGTCAGCAGATGAGGTGAGGCATGCTCCtctttgattggctatcttactGTTATCGTGCAAGAGGTCCCTTGAGACTCGTTCGAAAAACTCGGGAAAAAGTTGACTCCAAGCCTCAGACCCCAGGGTGCCggggagatggaggctcctaCTTATAGGCtcctgtttgttttcattccatGTTTATGCAGGAAACTCCTAT is a window from the Acropora palmata chromosome 1, jaAcrPala1.3, whole genome shotgun sequence genome containing:
- the LOC141895128 gene encoding ras-specific guanine nucleotide-releasing factor RalGPS2-like: MSTPKASFTNHCLLKAEMSPKVNIAMSTEELHEGNSCGSSEEDEIDSTEVKKYDAAVFDMIKVQPEEFAQQLTILDLAVFKLIQPDELSGCGWTKKIKLELAPNVVALTKRFNHTSFWVVREILNANRPKIRAAVLTHFIRIAKKLLELNNLHSLKAVISGLQSAPIFRLDNTWALIQKKDRAVFDKLAELLSEEDNKKNLRKYLSSVKLPCIPYLGMYLTDLTYIDTIHPNTGGLDDARTRKMNDIIRLISEFQQSNYENLESSTYIQSYLSSVNYIEELQKFVEDDNYKLSLQIEPKAGMSNLKSKASKSRESISDVPRRSPAPSRQKFVAGHRKSASLGANIPSFILENFASAESLSCSVASSTGSRNLLDDSMLSDDKKSSNGCLSKSDVTLDRCSIFSDASSEGSKASGVDKGFVIEGVLKRKKILKGGRKLAVSSWQKFWVGLSGNWLHFFLPKHRSFGRRERDCFKKEARKSVNIADFTVLLLDDPRHPDVFQLTDSIRGNSYKFKAGNKPAALTWYTYVRQATNENYVKTPQNLMTFEESEEQQS